In Rubrivirga sp. SAORIC476, the following are encoded in one genomic region:
- a CDS encoding SPOR domain-containing protein yields MTLGLPSVAHPRHAVNPLDAVAAAIRERLLAGQPAPLLGLGTLVRQHVAARVEERADGTRVMLPPGETIGLAPGSPNEASLALPFARFRALSPDAAEAAYEEAMDQIEALLSATGEVRLPGVGLLRRTSSGVVLGVEAELLAAVNRTYEGLTPIRTQPTPEPPLPSSTTEPSSTTEPPVDAAPPSTRRGAPPIEVIPPSEADPDTPPVVGSMGDGAASALPPDAPAEADGALVADAVSTDDIMDEEEAFLADLDALDPEPEASDVHEAEASDPGPVPVPFGGSDAPALADLLPQTPEEPDEAATGEALSIDAPLADPAPQADEPGDAQPPAEAAPASPVDLPEADEPAEAPPLVSPDDEWARETWTAPALGASPSFDTDLTPDADVMDAVIEDADFDIVPPSSDTFEPTVPAGFQEPEDLDDSEHAAPPILTVPPAPTVVPPVMTAAQTMPAFASDVPPTGTVPETAPPDEPDARPRRWWPWVLLLLLIALAVAAIWFWPEIRSRTRLLTNPDQTITVDAGPVGPRLIEEDAQLREPDGFVVADGALAEGTGGDSDGQEGSFGSAPAALGDDLAATSPPRTPRATPATRPATARSWADDGDTPAPPTGLGQSPAPGVALLPPRVSGLNAADVRALAARDEIIDPAADAWTFVVLSTSSREEAEALRDRYRRAGYRSSVLTARGGQFRVCVGQFPTRDDAIRLRDRLPPQAPADTWALYLETL; encoded by the coding sequence ATGACCCTCGGACTACCTTCCGTCGCCCACCCCCGCCACGCCGTGAATCCGCTCGACGCCGTCGCCGCCGCCATTCGAGAGCGCCTCCTGGCCGGGCAGCCCGCCCCGCTGCTGGGCCTCGGGACGCTCGTCCGCCAGCATGTCGCGGCTCGCGTCGAGGAACGCGCCGACGGTACACGGGTGATGCTCCCGCCCGGCGAGACGATCGGCCTCGCCCCGGGCTCGCCGAACGAGGCCTCACTCGCGCTCCCGTTCGCCCGCTTCCGCGCCCTCTCGCCGGACGCTGCGGAGGCGGCCTACGAGGAGGCGATGGACCAGATCGAAGCGCTCCTCTCCGCGACCGGCGAGGTACGCCTGCCGGGCGTCGGCCTGCTTCGGCGGACCAGCAGCGGCGTCGTGCTTGGCGTCGAGGCCGAGCTCCTCGCGGCCGTCAACCGCACGTACGAGGGCCTCACGCCCATCCGCACCCAACCCACCCCGGAGCCGCCGCTCCCCTCCTCGACGACGGAGCCATCCTCGACGACGGAGCCGCCCGTCGACGCTGCTCCTCCGTCCACTCGCCGCGGCGCCCCGCCCATCGAGGTGATTCCGCCGTCGGAGGCCGATCCCGACACGCCCCCGGTCGTCGGGTCGATGGGCGATGGCGCCGCATCGGCGCTCCCTCCCGACGCTCCGGCCGAGGCGGACGGCGCCCTGGTCGCGGATGCCGTCTCGACCGACGACATCATGGACGAAGAGGAGGCGTTCCTCGCGGACTTGGATGCTCTCGACCCCGAGCCGGAGGCGTCCGACGTGCACGAGGCGGAGGCCTCGGACCCCGGCCCCGTCCCGGTGCCCTTCGGCGGATCCGACGCCCCGGCCCTTGCCGACCTGCTCCCGCAGACCCCCGAGGAGCCGGATGAGGCTGCGACCGGGGAGGCGCTCTCGATCGACGCACCGCTCGCCGACCCAGCGCCCCAGGCCGACGAGCCTGGGGACGCCCAGCCGCCCGCAGAAGCCGCGCCAGCGTCGCCCGTGGACCTGCCCGAGGCGGACGAGCCCGCCGAGGCGCCGCCGCTGGTCTCCCCGGACGACGAGTGGGCGCGCGAGACCTGGACCGCCCCGGCGCTCGGCGCGTCCCCCTCGTTCGATACCGACCTGACGCCCGACGCCGACGTGATGGACGCCGTCATCGAGGACGCCGACTTCGACATCGTCCCGCCTTCTTCGGACACGTTCGAGCCGACGGTGCCGGCAGGATTCCAGGAGCCCGAAGATCTCGACGACTCGGAGCACGCCGCACCGCCGATCCTGACGGTGCCGCCCGCGCCCACCGTCGTCCCGCCCGTGATGACGGCCGCGCAGACCATGCCTGCGTTCGCCTCGGATGTCCCGCCGACCGGCACGGTGCCTGAGACCGCCCCGCCGGACGAACCCGACGCCCGACCCCGCCGCTGGTGGCCCTGGGTGCTGCTCCTGCTGCTGATCGCACTCGCCGTCGCTGCGATCTGGTTCTGGCCCGAGATCCGCTCCCGCACCCGCCTGCTCACCAACCCGGACCAGACCATCACCGTCGACGCCGGACCGGTCGGGCCCCGGCTCATCGAGGAGGACGCCCAGCTCCGCGAGCCCGACGGCTTCGTCGTGGCCGACGGTGCCCTGGCCGAGGGCACGGGCGGGGACAGCGACGGGCAGGAGGGCTCGTTCGGCAGCGCGCCCGCAGCCTTAGGCGACGACCTCGCCGCCACGTCTCCCCCACGCACGCCCCGCGCGACGCCCGCGACCCGCCCCGCGACGGCCCGCTCCTGGGCCGACGACGGCGACACGCCTGCCCCCCCCACCGGCCTCGGGCAGTCGCCTGCCCCGGGCGTCGCCCTTCTGCCACCCCGCGTCAGCGGTCTGAACGCCGCCGACGTCCGTGCGCTGGCGGCCCGGGACGAGATCATCGACCCCGCCGCCGACGCCTGGACGTTCGTGGTGCTCTCGACCTCGTCGCGCGAGGAGGCCGAGGCGCTCCGCGACCGCTACCGCCGCGCGGGCTACCGAAGCTCCGTGCTCACCGCCCGAGGCGGGCAGTTCCGCGTCTGCGTCGGCCAGTTCCCCACGCGCGACGACGCCATCCGCCTCCGCGACCGTCTCCCACCTCAGGCCCCGGCCGACACCTGGGCGCTCTACCTGGAGACCCTCTAG
- a CDS encoding MotA/TolQ/ExbB proton channel family protein — MLALQTAPLDTATVAADTVATAVAEPTFTESLRGGLELLFLGGWSMVPIVLLSILMVAVVWERIRALRRATGDPDTLTRNVADYVGNGDVTGAMAYCRERNSPASRILMRGLERLGRPIGEIKEAVQEAGRRETFDLEKRMDLLASIAAIAPMLGFLGTVTGMIGAFRQIQRYEGLVNPSLLAGGIWEALVTTAAGLAVGLLALFAYNLLVGRIARLVNGLERVSSDFIDFLQTPRR; from the coding sequence ATGCTCGCCCTTCAAACCGCCCCTCTCGATACCGCGACCGTCGCGGCCGACACCGTCGCGACCGCCGTCGCCGAGCCGACGTTCACCGAGTCGCTCCGCGGCGGCCTCGAACTGCTCTTCCTCGGGGGCTGGTCGATGGTCCCCATCGTCCTCCTGTCGATCCTGATGGTGGCCGTCGTCTGGGAGCGGATCCGCGCGCTGCGCCGCGCCACCGGCGACCCGGACACCCTCACCCGCAACGTGGCCGACTACGTCGGCAACGGCGATGTGACGGGGGCGATGGCCTACTGCCGCGAGCGCAACTCGCCCGCCTCCCGCATCCTGATGCGCGGCCTGGAGCGCCTCGGGCGGCCCATCGGCGAGATCAAGGAGGCCGTCCAGGAAGCCGGGCGCCGCGAGACGTTCGACCTGGAGAAGCGGATGGACCTGCTCGCCTCCATCGCCGCCATCGCGCCCATGCTGGGCTTCCTCGGCACCGTGACCGGCATGATCGGGGCGTTCCGCCAGATCCAGCGCTACGAGGGGCTCGTCAACCCGTCCCTTCTGGCGGGTGGCATCTGGGAGGCGCTGGTCACGACCGCCGCCGGGCTGGCGGTCGGCTTGCTGGCGCTGTTCGCCTACAACCTGCTCGTCGGGCGGATCGCGCGGCTGGTCAACGGCCTCGAGCGCGTCTCGTCCGACTTCATCGACTTCCTCCAGACGCCGCGACGGTGA
- a CDS encoding biopolymer transporter ExbD — protein sequence MASFNFSTGRKALTAFSLASLTDIVLLLLIFFLLTSSFVTQNGLRVTLPDVAAAAPLEQLYVAITIDEDGLFFVEDREVARDSLTMAIEAVREGKTSLAVYADKEATIDGLAAVASAASALDMRVSIATEAATPSE from the coding sequence ATGGCCTCGTTCAACTTCTCGACCGGCCGCAAGGCGCTGACGGCGTTCAGCCTCGCGTCGCTGACGGACATCGTCCTGCTGCTGCTCATCTTCTTCCTGCTCACGTCCTCGTTCGTGACGCAGAACGGCCTCCGGGTGACGCTCCCGGACGTGGCCGCGGCGGCGCCCTTGGAGCAGCTCTACGTCGCCATCACCATCGACGAGGACGGGCTGTTCTTTGTCGAGGACCGCGAGGTGGCGCGCGACAGCCTGACGATGGCCATCGAGGCCGTCCGCGAGGGCAAGACGTCGCTCGCGGTCTACGCCGACAAGGAGGCGACCATCGACGGGCTCGCGGCGGTGGCCTCGGCTGCGTCGGCGCTCGACATGCGGGTTTCCATCGCGACCGAGGCGGCCACCCCCAGCGAGTAA